One region of Brassica napus cultivar Da-Ae chromosome A10, Da-Ae, whole genome shotgun sequence genomic DNA includes:
- the LOC106399004 gene encoding uncharacterized protein LOC106399004, with amino-acid sequence MELELPKRLYAEGSEPRVKKINNSCRMELIRDLKKAMCAEYDDVKRDPVFTHIMAIAENDLKFSGKLVDSFICRQLITSKLHEKWFVFARTPLRFSLQEYHAVTGLKITRETNSDVVKWKNDGGFWSNLLHTGGKITLQSIRKVHLQEVHTWTRLDRMRLIYLCVIVGVVMGRDEKVSIPHMYIKLVMDFDKVRKFHWGLHSYDFLLSSIEKARKKLGKKESYIFEGFSYALQIWIMEAIPDFGEILGRRVSDSFKGPRCGNWKGVAKVSYEDIIELEDSLTKKDNFFPVISVTGNGDVFLDAQYTREGEMEDERVDLVLERIRNKYDWSSTDWPVLDPKESKMEEPDSHDRGSEADKSVDHTDVVADEETSSVQVAGKGKRKFLDEGAETRKKKEINEFIDDLNAMLIDLLCLI; translated from the exons ATGGAGCTTGAGCTACCCAAACGATTGTATGCAGAGGGTTCAGAACCTCGGGttaagaagatcaacaacagTTGCCGCATGGAACTTATCAGAGATCTGAAGAAAGCTATGTGTGCCGAGTATGATGATGTGAAGAGAGATCCAGTTTTCACACATATCATGGCTATTGCCGAAAATGATCTCAAGTTCTCTGGGAAACTAGTGGATAGCTTCATATGTAGGCAGCTGATTACCTCAAAGCTGCATGAGAAGTGGTTTGTTTTTGCGAGGACGCCTCTTCGGTTTTCGCTTCAGGAGTACCATGCCGTGACAGGCCTCAAGATTACACGGGAAACTAACAGTGACGTAGTGAAATGGAAAAACGACGGGGGTTTTTGGAGTAACCTACTGCACACAGGTGGTAAGATCACCTTGCAGTCGATCAGAAAGGTTCATCTACAAGAAGTTCACACCTGGACTCGGCTTGATAGGATGAGGTTGATCTACTTGTGTGTAATAGTGGGTGTGGTGAtggggagagatgagaaggtgTCCATCCCTCATATGTACATCAAGTTGGTGATGGATTTTGACAAGGTTCGGAAGTTCCATTGGGGTCTTCACTCGTATGATTTCCTGCTGAGTTCGATTGAGAAGGCTAGGAAGAAGTTGGGTAAGAAGGAGAGCTACATTTTCGAGGGTTTCTCCTATGCTCTCCAGATTTGGATTATGGAGGCAATTCCAGATTTTGGAGAAATTTTAGGCAGAAGAGTCTCAGACAGCTTCAAAGGTCCAAGGTGTGGCAATTGGAAAGGAGTTGCAAAAGTTTCTTATGAAGACATCATTGAGCTCGAGGACTCCTTAACTAAGAAG GATAACTTCTTCCCGGTCATATCAGTGACTGGTAATGGTGATGTGTTTCTAGAtgctcagtacacaagggaggGTGAGATGGAAGATGAACGAGTGGACCTTGTTTTGGAGAGGATCAGGAACAAGTATGATTGGAGCAGCACAGACTGGCCAGTTTTAGACCCTAAAGAGTCTAAAATGGAGGAACCCGACAGCCATGATAGAGGGTCAGAAGCTGATAAGAGCGTGGATCATACGGATGTTGTAGCAGACGAGGAGACTTCTTCGGTTCAGGTTGCAGGAAAAGGCAAGAGAAAGTTTCTTGATGAAGGAGCAGagacaagaaagaagaag GAGATTAATGAGTTTATTGATGATCTCAATGCAATGTTAATTGATCTTCTTTGCTTGATATAG
- the LOC106409550 gene encoding high-affinity nitrate transporter 3.1-like: protein MAIHKILFASLLICLLIQSSHAATKERLFSDLEKSALEVTATPSRVGEGVVLAAGVDKLSITWKVSSTATKEPEFKAIKVKLCYAPASQVDRPWRKTENELFKDKSCPHKISSWSYDPAMKAGQSFDYTLERDIPTGTYFVRAYAVDTKDHEVAFGQSTNEDKTTNIFSVQAISGRHKSLDIASVCFSVFSVVALLVFFVNEKRKAKIEQSK, encoded by the exons ATGGCTATCCATAAGATCCTTTTCGCTTCACTTCTAATCTGCTTACTGATCCAATCCAGTCATGCTGCTACCAAAGAAAGGCTCTTCTCTGACCTGGAGAAAAGCGCACTTGAGGTCACCGCTACACCCAGCCGTGTTGGAGAAGGTGTTG TTTTGGCTGCAGGAGTTGATAAGTTGAGCATTACATGGAAGGTAAGCTCGACTGCTACAAAGGAGCCTGA ATTTAAGGCCATTAAAGTAAAGCTGTGCTACGCTCCGGCCAGCCAAGTTGACCGACCATGGCGTAAGACAGAAAATGAGCTCTTCAAGGACAAGAGCTGCCCACACAAGATCTCTTCATGGTCCTATGATCCCGCTATGAAAGCCGGTCAATCATTCGACTATACCCTCGAGCGCGACATCCCTACAGGGACCTACTTTGTTCGTGCATACGCTGTTGATACCAAGGACCATGAAGTTGCTTTTGGACAGAGCACAAACGAGGACAAGACAACCAATATTTTCAGCGTTCAGGCTATCAGTGGCCGCCACAAGTCCTTAGATATTGCCTCTGTCTGCTTCAGCGTCTTTTCCGTCGTGGCTCTACTCGTCTTCTTTGTTAACGAAAAGAGGAAGGCTAAGATAGAGCAAAGCAAATAA
- the LOC106410342 gene encoding quinolinate synthase, chloroplastic, translating to MALALSVTPTSSSSSSCVLSRNPSPNFKTTLLNFASPRRIHAINPLHRSFQCLQSPSQHLNTSPFTTSAVTSSSSSSQTTELVLQRLVQEFKSLTEPIDRLRWVLRYASLLPPMPDSSRTESNRVMGCTARVWLDAELGQDGKMRFWADSDSDVSKGMCSCLIQLLDSATPEEVMELKAEDLVELNVGLLGGERSRVNTWHNVLVSMQKKTRRLVAEKEGKAPTFEPFPSLLLTSDGIEPKGSFAEAQAKYLFPEEARVQQLVKVLKEKKIGVSAHFYMDPEVQGVLTAAQKHWPHIYISDSLIMADAAVKMAKAGCQYITVLGVDFMSENVRAILDQAGFGEVGVYRMSDETIGCSLADAASAPAYLNYLEAASLSPPSLHVVYINTSLETKAFAHELVPTITCTSSNVVQTILQAFAEMPKLNVWYGPDSYMGANIVKLFEQMTLMTDEEIANIHPKHNLDSIKSLLPRLHYFQEGTCIVHHLFGHEVVERIKYMYCDAFLTAHLEVPGEMFSLAMEAKKRDMGVVGSTQNILDFIKKKVQEAVDRDVDDHLQFILGTESGMVTSIVAVIRSLLGSSANSKVKVEVVFPVSSDSMSKTSSPKGPSSINVGDAVLPIVPGVAGGEGCSIHGGCASCPYMKMNSLNSLLKVCQNLPDVENVIGGFKAERFKRQTPQGKLIADVGCEPILHMRHFQANKELPKELLDHVLSREGKR from the exons ATGGCGTTAGCTCTCTCAGTCAcacccacttcttcttcttcttcctcttgcgTCCTCTCTCGGAACCCTAGTCCTAATTTCAAAACCACCCTTCTGAATTTCGCCTCCCCAAGGAGGATTCACGCCATTAATCCTCTCCATAGATCCTTCCAGTGTCTTCAATCTCCCTCACAACACCTAAACACATCTCCATTCACAACCTCAGCCGttacctcttcttcttcttcctcgcaAACCACAGAGCTCGTTCTCCAGAGACTAGTCCAAGAATTCAAATCCCTCACAGAGCCAATCGATAGGCTCAGATGGGTTCTACGTTACGCGAGCCTCCTCCCTCCGATGCCCGATTCCTCCCGGACCGAATCTAACCGGGTCATGGGCTGCACGGCTCGGGTCTGGCTTGACGCTGAGTTAGGTCAAGACGGGAAGATGCGGTTTTGGGCAGACAGTGACTCAGATGTGTCCAAAGGGATGTGTTCCTGTCTGATTCAGTTGCTTGATTCTGCTACCCCTGAAGAAGTGATGGAATTGAAGGCTGAGGATTTGGTTGAGCTTAACGTTGGACTGTTGGGTGGTGAGAGATCGAGGGTTAACACGTGGCACAACGTTCTTGTCAGCATGCAGAAGAAGACACGGCGGCTCGTGGCGGAGAAGGAAGGAAAAGCTCCGACCTTTGAGCCGTTTCCTTCACTGTTGTTGACTTCTGATGGCATTGAGCCTAAAGGTAGCTTCGCTGAAGCTCAG GCTAAATATTTGTTTCCGGAGGAGGCACGGGTTCAACAACTAGTCAAGGTGCTGAAGGAAAAGAAGATTGGAGTGTCTGCTCATTTCTATATGGATCCAGAAGTGCAAGGGGTTTTGACTGCTGCTCAGAAGCATTGGCCACATATCTATATATCTGATTCTCTTATCATGGCAGATGCAGCTGTCAAGATGGCTAAAGCTGGATGTCAGTACATAACAGTTCTTGGTGTTGATTTCATGTCTGAAAATGTGCGTGCCATCCTTGATCAAGCTGGTTTTGGAGAG GTTGGTGTGTACAGAATGTCAGATGAGACCATTGGTTGTTCACTAGCTGATGCTGCTTCTGCTCCTGCATACTTGAACTATCTCGAAGCTGcttctctttctcctccttCATTGCATGTTGTTTATATCAATACATCTCTGGAAACAAAAGCTTTTGCTCACGAGCTTGTACCTACCATTACTTGCACTTCATCTAATGTTGTACAGACGATTCTCCAG GCGTTTGCTGAAATGCCAAAGTTAAATGTTTGGTACGGTCCTGATTCTTACATGGGAGCGAATATTGTAAAGCTATTCGAGCAGATGACTTTGATGACTGATGAAGAGATCGCCAATATTCATCCTAAGCACAACCTAGACTCCATTAAATCATTGCTCCCTCGTCTTCACTATTTCCAG GAAGGAACGTGCATTGTGCATCACCTGTTCGGTCACGAGGTAGTGGAGAGGATAAAGTACATGTACTGTGACGCCTTTCTTACTGCACACCTCGAGGTTCCAGGTGAAATGTTTTCATTAGCAATGGAAGCAAAGAAAAGAGACATGGGTGTTGTAGGATCCACACAAAACATACTAGACTTCATCAAGAAGAAGGTGCAGGAAGCAGTTGACCGAGATGTCGATGACCATCTCCAGTTTATTCTAGGAACAGAGTCAGGAATGGTAACATCTATTGTCGCGGTGATCAGGAGTTTGCTAGGTTCTTCTGCTAACTCGAAAGTGAAGGTTGAAGTAGTGTTTCCGGTTTCATCAGACTCCATGTCAAAAACTTCTTCCCCAAAAGGTCCAAGCTCCATTAATGTTGGTGATGCGGTGTTACCGATTGTACCAGGAGTAGCAGGCGGTGAAGGCTGTTCTATTCATGGTGGATGTGCTTCATGTCCATATATGAAG ATGAATTCGCTCAACTCACTCTTGAAAGTATGCCAAAATCTACCTGATGTGGAAAATGTAATCGGAGGATTCAAAGCAGAGCGATTCAAACGACAAACTCCACAAGGAAAACTCATTGCGGATGTTGGGTGTGAACCAATACTTCACATGAGGCACTTCCaa GCCAACAAGGAGCTGCCAAAGGAGCTTCTTGATCATGTCTTAAGTCGCGAGGGCAAGAGATGA
- the LOC125578931 gene encoding protein MAIN-LIKE 2-like: MEALHEPTWRKAVIFEAIKASTYNITKNPSLLLSVSQKWCPETNSFVFPWGEATITLEDVMVLLGFSVLGSPVLESVHSSEMRDAVEKLEKSWQEKKAGHDIVREGHGFQLHG, from the coding sequence ATGGAAGCTTTACACGAACCCACATGGAGAAAAGCTGTGATCTTTGAAGCAATCAAGGCTTCCACTTACAACATCACTAAGAACCCATCTCTGCTTCTCTCTGTTTCTCAAAAATGGTGTCCTGAAACGAACTCTTTCGTGTTCCCTTGGGGTGAAGCAACGATAACTCTGGAGGATGTCATGGTGCTTCTTGGATTCTCTGTTCTGGGCTCCCCTGTTTTGGAATCTGTACACAGCTCCGAGATGAGAGATGCGGTGGAGAAGCTGGAGAAATCATGGCAAGAGAAGAAGGCTGGACATGATATTGTGAGGGAAGGCCATGGATTTCAGCTTCATGGGTAG
- the LOC106410343 gene encoding autophagy-related protein 16, giving the protein MSQEEKAMEAIKDALRALRQRHLLEEGAHGPAISALSKPMISQGSEWKEKTQKLEIELQQCYKAQSRLSEQLVIEVAESRTSKSSLQDKELLILDLDKDLSQTREECTRLQQELEEKTKTLDLLITENKEVRSQLEVMTNRAQKAESENKMLIDRWMLQKMQDAERLNEANALYEEMLAKLKANGLENLARQQVDGIVRRNEDGTDHFVESTIPSTCGHHIHAHEGGCGSILFEYSSRTLFTGGQAGPVKMWDTNSGSLIKSLNGSLGNILDLAITHDNKSLIAASSSNNLFVWDVNSGRVRHTLTGHTDKVCAVDVSKFSSRHVVSAAYDRTIKLWDLQKGYCTNTVLFTSNCNAICLSIDGLTVFSGHMDGNLRLWDIQTAKLLSEVAGHSSAVTSVSLSRNGNMILTSGRDNVHNVFDTRTLEICGTLRASGNRLASNWSRSCISPDDEYVAAGSADGTVHVWSISKGSIVSTLKEQTSPILCCSWSGSGKPLASADKNGYVCTWT; this is encoded by the exons AT GTCACAGGAGGAGAAAGCAATGGAAGCCATAAAAGACGCTTTGAGAGCTTTGCGGCAGCGCCATCTTCTCGAAGAAGGAGCTCATGGCCCCGCCATTTCTGCGCTCTCTAAACCTATGATTTCTCAG GGATCTGAATGGAAGGAGAAAACACAAAAGCTGGAGATAGAGCTACAGCAATGTTACAAAGCGCAATCCCGATTGTCTGAACAACTCGTGATAGAAGTAGCTGAATCCAGAACTTCAAAGTCTTCTTTACAAGACAAGGAGTTGTTGATTCTTGACCTCGACAAGGACTTATCCCAAACAAG GGAGGAGTGTACACGGTTACAACAAGAGTTAGAGGAAAAGACCAAGACGCTTGATTTACTTATTACTGAAAACAAGGAAGTCAGATCTCAGCTGGAGGTGATGACTAACAGAGCTCAAAAAGCAGAGTCTGAGAACAAAATGTTAATTGATCGGTGGATGTTACAGAAGATGCAGGATGCGGAACGTCTTAATGAG GCAAATGCTCTCTATGAAGAAATGCTAGCTAAGCTTAAGGCCAATGGTTTGGAAAATCTTGCTAGGCAGCAAGTTGATGGAATTGTCCGACGCAATGAAGATGGAACTGATCATTTTGTTGAGTCTACCATCCCGTCAACATGTGGCCACCATATCCATGCTCACGAAGGTGGCTGTGGTTCGATACTCTTTGAATACAGCTCTCGTACTCTGTTTACCGGTGGGCAAGCCGGACCAGTAAAAATGTGGGACACCAATAGTGGGTCTCTAATCAAAAGCTTAAACGGTTCCCTTGGGAATATACTTGATCTAGCCATAACCCACGACAATAAGTCCCTGATCGCAGCAAGCAGCTCTAACAATTTGTTTGTGTGGGACGTTAACTCTGGTAGGGTACGTCATACTCTCACAGGCCACACAGATAAAGTATGTGCTGTGGATGTGAGCAAGTTCTCCAGCCGACATGTTGTCAGTGCAGCTTATGACCGTACTATTAAACTCTGGGATTTGCAGAAAGGTTACTGTACAAACACAGTGCTCTTTACCAGTAACTGCAATGCGATCTGCCTAAGCATAGACGGGCTTACGGTATTCTCAGGCCACATGGATGGGAATCTTAGGTTGTGGGATATTCAAACTGCGAAACTTCTGTCTGAAGTAGCTGGACATTCTTCTGCTGTAACCTCTGTATCATTGTCCCGGAATGGAAATATGATCTTGACGAGCGGGAGAGACAACGTACATAATGTATTCGATACACGGACTTTGGAAATTTGCGGGACGTTGAGAGCATCAGGGAACAGATTGGCCTCGAATTGGAGCCGGTCGTGTATAAGTCCAGATGATGAATACGTGGCTGCGGGATCTGCGGATGGAACGGTGCATGTCTGGTCTATCTCCAAAGGCAGTATAGTGAGCACTCTCAAGGAGCAAACATCTCCTATACTGTGTTGTTCTTGGAGTGGGAGCGGGAAACCATTGGCATCGGCTGATAAAAACGGGTATGTCTGTACTTGGACATGA